The following is a genomic window from Pseudomonas sp. FP2335.
TGATTGGGCGTGAATCGTGAGTCCACATAAGCGCTCGGGGCTGCTGAAGTGAGCGTTTAGCAGGCTTCTTGGGATACGCAGAATGTGTTTACTGAAATCGGCGGCGTAGCCCATCTGAAACGGGCGGGTGCTGTCATACAGCACAAAATCCCCGGCGTTTTGCCGCGCTTCGCGATCGCCCTGGCGGAGCAAGCCCTGGCCGGAAATCTGATAGCTGACCATGAAATAGTCGGCGTCCGACTGCCGTGCCAGCCGCTCACTGCGGATGACCGTATGGGCGCTTGCGCTCAGCGTCATCAAGTCCAGGACGCCCATGGGGGCGTGCTGTAGATCAGCGCAGAACGCGCCGGTGTCATCGGCCTCGAACTCAAGAGGCACAAACATCTCCCCAATGGTTTCGCGCCAGAATTCGACACGTTCGCCTTGGGGCATTGTTCTTGTTGTCAGTGTGCTGTGCATGAAGGTGATCCCGCGTCGGCTACTGGGCGAATAACAAGCAAATACGGTGCCTTTCCCCGGTTTTTATTCGATCTGAGAGGCAGAGGCAGGCAACTCGGGAAACTGAGTACATTTGCGCCTCGAACGGACTTATTTACCTTGCCAGGTGCGCTGCTTTGCAGGGCGTTCTTTAACGCAGCGCACCTATTGAGTGACGTATTCAGTGGCGGCGTCACCCATGGAAACAACCACGGTCCCAGCGTTTACCCGCGCAGGGTAGTAACAGGGGAAGCGCAAGCAAAACCGGCGGGACGTTCAGCACAGGCCCAATCGGCGGTTTGCTAAAAGATGCGACTACCGGCGTGCGCCTAATTTTCCCGAGGTTTTCTATGTCTTCTCCTCCTTCGTATCGCGTTGCGGTCGTGCAGGCAGCGCCTGTGTTCATGGATCGCAGCGCGACGATTGATAAGTGCATCCAGATGATGGCCGAGGCGTCCGCCAAGGGCGCGCGCTTGATCGCGTTTCCGGAAAACTTCATTCCGGGTTACCCGTGGTTTTTCTGGCTGGGCTCGCCCGCCTGGGCCATGCAGTACATGGTCAAGTACCACGAGCAAGCCTTGGTGATAGACAGCGCCGATTACCGACGCCTGGAGCAGGCCGCCGCTGAATTCAAAATCTTCGTTTCGGCAGGCTTCACGGAAAAGTCCAACGGCAGCCTCTACATGGCGCAGACCCTGATCGACGATCAAGGGCAGACACTCGCTACCCGCCGCAAGCTCAAACCCACCGTGGCTGAACGCATGGTGTTCGGTGAGGGGGATGGCAGTGATTTGCAGGTGCATGACAGCGACCTCGGCCGTGTTGGCGCGCTGTGCTGTTGGGAACATATCCAGCCGCTGACCAAATTTGCCATGTACAGCCAGCACGAACAGTTGCATGTGGCCGCCTGGCCGGGCTTTTCGCTCTACAACCAGGTGACACAAGCCATCAGCGGCGATGTGAATAACGCCGTCACCCGCACCTACGCGGTCGAAGGCCAGTGCTTTGTGTTGGCGCCCTGCGGCATGGTTTCAGACGATGTCATCGACTTGCTGTGCCAGACCGACGAGTCGCGCTCACTGCTCAAGGCCGGCGGCGGCTACGCGCGCATTTACGGGCCGGATGGCTCGCAGTTGGCTACGCCGCTGGCCACTGATGAAGAGGGGATTTTGTACGCCGATATCGACCTTGATGCCGTCACCCTGGCCAAGGTCGCGGCGGACCCGGTCGGGCATTACTCACGCAGCGACGTGACCCGGCTGCTGTTCAACAGTGAAGCACGCCGCCCGGTGGCCGATGCCGCACTGGATGACGCCGACGCGCTAGCGCTGGTCGAAGAACTCCAATCCCGCTGATCCCCCTTTACTCATGAGTGCGTGCCATGCAGCAGAAATCCAGTGGTGATACAGCGTACGAACGCAAGATGGTGTGGCTGTTGGCGGTGCTATTCGGCATCGTTGGCCTCGACCGTCTGGTGATTGTTTACCTCTTTCCAATTCTCATTCCCGAGCTGGGCCTGAGTAATACCCAGGCGGGCGCCATTGCTTCAGTCCTGGCATTGACTTGGGCGGTGTCGACCTGGGTGTTGGGCGGGGTTAGCGATCGGCACGGGCGTAAAAAAGTGCTGATCTATTCAGGCATCTTCTTTTCGGTGATGACCTGGATGACCGGCGCAGTGAAAAGCTTTACTGGCATGCTGGTAGTGCGGGGGCTGCTCGGGGTCGGTGAGGGTGGTGTGTTCAGCGCCAGCGTTGCGACGCTGGCCGAGATCTCCACGCCCAAGCGAAGGGGCTTGAATATGGGGATTCACCAGGCGTTTTTCCCGTTGCTGGGTATTGGCCTGGGGCCGATTATCGCGACACAACTGAGCCTGTATATGCCGTGGGAATGGGTGTTTTTCCTGCTGGGCATCCCGGGCATCATCCTGACGTACATGCTGGCCAAGCTGATGCGTGAGCCGAAGAAAACGGCAGTTGAGCGCAGCGCGGTGAAACCTGCGTCGGTCAGCAGTGTGCTCAAGTACCGCAATATTTGGGTTACTACGCTGATCGGTTCGTTGTTCCAGACCGGCTTGTTTGTGTTCTCGACCTTCGTTGCGCTGTACCTGACCCAGGTGGTTGGCCTGTCGCTCAGCACCACTGGTTTGATCGTGTCAGGGTGGGGGTTTGGTGGTTTTATCGGGATGATCGCAGTGCCTGCGTTGTCCGACCGCTTGGGGCGTAAGCCCGTGCTGATTGGATGTGCCACCTTGTACGGCGCGTTGATGTTGCTGTTCGCCATGAGCCACGCCGGGCCTTGGGTGATGTTCGGCATTCTGTTTGCTGCCGGGATCTTTGGCTTCGGCATCGCGCCCCTGTTTCTCGCGGTGATTCCCAGCGAATCGGTGCCTTCAAACATGACGGGCGCAGCGGTCGGTGTACCCACCGGGGTCAGTGAGTTGATCGGCGGCGTATTGATGCCGGTGATCGCTGGCGGGCTGGCAGATTTCTATGGTCTGGCGATGCCGATGTTGGTGGTTGGCGCAGTGTCGCTGGCAGCGGCGGTGGTGGGGCTGTTCCTGATTGAAACAGCGCCTGAAGTGGCAAGGCTTACTCAACCTGTCAGCACCCATACCGCCACATTTGAATAAGCCGTCTCTATTGGGATCGCCGAAAGTATCGATTTGATCCATGCAGCCCCACTCCCTAGAGTGGGGTTTTCTTTTTATGCTTAACCTGCCTTGAGGCTTGCATGAGTACAGTATTCAGCGTCGAGGGCTTTCGGGCATTGGCCCGGCGCCGC
Proteins encoded in this region:
- a CDS encoding carbon-nitrogen hydrolase family protein — its product is MSSPPSYRVAVVQAAPVFMDRSATIDKCIQMMAEASAKGARLIAFPENFIPGYPWFFWLGSPAWAMQYMVKYHEQALVIDSADYRRLEQAAAEFKIFVSAGFTEKSNGSLYMAQTLIDDQGQTLATRRKLKPTVAERMVFGEGDGSDLQVHDSDLGRVGALCCWEHIQPLTKFAMYSQHEQLHVAAWPGFSLYNQVTQAISGDVNNAVTRTYAVEGQCFVLAPCGMVSDDVIDLLCQTDESRSLLKAGGGYARIYGPDGSQLATPLATDEEGILYADIDLDAVTLAKVAADPVGHYSRSDVTRLLFNSEARRPVADAALDDADALALVEELQSR
- a CDS encoding MFS transporter — encoded protein: MQQKSSGDTAYERKMVWLLAVLFGIVGLDRLVIVYLFPILIPELGLSNTQAGAIASVLALTWAVSTWVLGGVSDRHGRKKVLIYSGIFFSVMTWMTGAVKSFTGMLVVRGLLGVGEGGVFSASVATLAEISTPKRRGLNMGIHQAFFPLLGIGLGPIIATQLSLYMPWEWVFFLLGIPGIILTYMLAKLMREPKKTAVERSAVKPASVSSVLKYRNIWVTTLIGSLFQTGLFVFSTFVALYLTQVVGLSLSTTGLIVSGWGFGGFIGMIAVPALSDRLGRKPVLIGCATLYGALMLLFAMSHAGPWVMFGILFAAGIFGFGIAPLFLAVIPSESVPSNMTGAAVGVPTGVSELIGGVLMPVIAGGLADFYGLAMPMLVVGAVSLAAAVVGLFLIETAPEVARLTQPVSTHTATFE